One Luteolibacter flavescens DNA segment encodes these proteins:
- a CDS encoding LysR family transcriptional regulator, which yields MTPNLHHLELFYHVARNGGITAASRSMPYGIQQPAISGQITLLENDLGVRLFQRRPFKLTPEGRELYEFLAPFFSALPDMAAKVAGKASRRLRLAAPATIIRRHLPDVLASVRKARPDLELTLVDADQRAAFGLLEAEQVDLAVCELEGRAPAGIKTEALISMPLVLLLPEAYQIARSGMHGMAVDLPLIRPPADTAMSRLFAKGLANAKLEWPSRIEVNSLELVHAYVAGGFGAGLSVRAPGLAAPKGTRAWPIPECPELTIAAAWRGKLSPLAELVLVGLRKRAKAG from the coding sequence GTGACGCCCAATCTCCACCACCTCGAGCTCTTCTATCATGTCGCGCGGAATGGCGGCATCACGGCGGCCTCGCGCAGCATGCCCTACGGCATCCAGCAGCCGGCCATCAGCGGGCAGATCACGCTGCTTGAGAATGACCTCGGCGTGCGTCTTTTCCAGCGGCGTCCCTTCAAGCTCACGCCGGAAGGCCGGGAGCTGTATGAATTCCTCGCGCCATTCTTCAGCGCGCTGCCGGACATGGCGGCAAAGGTGGCGGGGAAGGCATCACGCCGCCTGCGCCTGGCCGCCCCCGCGACCATCATCCGCCGTCACCTGCCGGACGTGCTCGCCTCGGTGCGCAAGGCACGGCCGGATCTGGAGCTGACGCTGGTGGATGCCGACCAGCGCGCCGCCTTTGGCCTGCTGGAGGCGGAGCAGGTGGATCTGGCGGTCTGCGAGCTGGAAGGCCGCGCGCCCGCCGGGATCAAGACCGAGGCGCTGATTTCCATGCCGCTGGTGCTGCTGCTGCCCGAGGCCTACCAGATCGCGCGCTCCGGCATGCACGGCATGGCCGTGGACCTCCCGCTGATCCGCCCACCCGCGGATACGGCGATGAGCCGTCTCTTTGCCAAGGGGCTTGCAAATGCCAAGCTGGAGTGGCCCTCGCGGATCGAGGTGAACTCGCTGGAGCTGGTCCACGCCTATGTCGCCGGTGGCTTCGGCGCCGGACTCAGCGTCAGGGCACCGGGCCTCGCCGCGCCAAAGGGCACGCGTGCCTGGCCCATCCCGGAGTGTCCAGAGCTCACCATCGCGGCCGCATGGCGGGGCAAGCTCTCGCCACTGGCGGAGCTGGTGCTCGTGGGTCTGCGGAAGCGGGCGAAGGCAGGCTGA